One genomic region from Rhizomicrobium palustre encodes:
- a CDS encoding metal-sensing transcriptional repressor, with protein MTKADPKLLSRLARIEGQVRGVIRMVEEERYCIDVLNQTQAIKAALSKVEAEVLKGHAAHCVAHAIKSGNARDQKQKFDELVELFSRYGK; from the coding sequence GTGACTAAGGCCGATCCCAAACTTCTTTCCCGCCTCGCCCGTATCGAGGGCCAAGTGCGCGGTGTCATCCGCATGGTGGAGGAAGAGCGCTATTGCATCGACGTCTTGAACCAGACCCAGGCGATCAAGGCCGCGTTGAGTAAGGTCGAGGCCGAGGTTTTGAAGGGCCATGCCGCGCACTGCGTCGCCCATGCCATCAAATCCGGCAATGCGCGCGATCAGAAGCAGAAATTCGACGAGCTTGTGGAGTTGTTCAGCCGCTATGGAAAATGA
- a CDS encoding heavy metal translocating P-type ATPase: MENETLNLKDPVCGMTPAPEKAIAKGNTSVRDGVRYIFCCAGCKTKFDAEPTRYVVSSPATAGDPGGVAEPSTPIHRSILKPAEPRDLDGPQSRAKTHGGTCCEHHHHTAPKPPPANAKNILYTCPMHPEVKQMGPGDCPLCGMALEPADPTAAQDDSELKDMSFRFKVSLALTLPVFLLAMAGDAIPLSHQIKAIIEAVLAAPVVAWLGWPFFVRGWKGAISGHANMFTLIGLGVAVSYLYSLAVLIAPGIVPMAVHGKMGPPVYFEAAAVIITLVLLGQVLELKARAGTGAALRALLDLSPKTALRRTANGTETIAQADIQLGDELIVRPGEAVPTDGEVIEGMSAIDESLLTGESMPVAKHTGDAVTGGTLNGQGALTIRATRIGADTMLAKIVALVAEAQRSRAPTQSLADAVSAWFVPIVTGVAILAFIAWLAAGYNFDYALLAAVSVLIIACPCALGLATPMSVMVAVGKGAHSGVLVKNAAALEKFAAADVLVLDKTGTITEGRPSLTAIYAPQGENELLTLAAALEVKSAHPLAKAVLEAAKDLTLPAVENFESITGQGLKGRIEGAEIRIGNAAFMAGIDLSALEAETTRHAGATLLYVARNTEALGFLAVQDKLKPDAAVLLKSLDLKIVLATGDSEEAAAAIAAEAGISEPHARLMPEGKAELVRNLQGQGHTVAFAGDGVNDAPALAAADVAIAMGGGSDAAIETAGLVLLKGDLSALLKARHLARAARTNMKQNLAFAFFYNALGVPLAAGVLYPFTGWLLSPMIAAAAMSFSSVSVIANALRLKGARL, from the coding sequence ATGGAAAATGAAACGCTGAATCTCAAAGACCCCGTTTGCGGCATGACGCCGGCCCCGGAAAAAGCCATCGCCAAGGGCAACACCTCGGTGCGGGACGGCGTGCGCTACATCTTCTGCTGCGCTGGCTGCAAAACAAAATTCGATGCCGAGCCTACACGCTATGTGGTGTCATCGCCCGCGACTGCGGGCGACCCAGGTGGAGTTGCTGAGCCCTCAACGCCGATACATCGGTCTATTCTAAAGCCTGCTGAGCCGCGAGACCTGGATGGCCCGCAGTCGCGGGCCAAGACACATGGGGGCACGTGCTGCGAACATCACCACCACACCGCGCCAAAACCGCCGCCCGCCAACGCCAAGAACATCCTCTACACCTGCCCGATGCACCCTGAGGTGAAGCAGATGGGCCCGGGCGATTGCCCGCTGTGCGGCATGGCACTGGAACCGGCTGATCCCACAGCCGCGCAGGATGACAGCGAACTCAAGGATATGAGCTTCCGCTTCAAGGTTTCGCTGGCACTCACCTTGCCGGTTTTCCTTCTCGCTATGGCGGGCGATGCGATCCCGCTCTCGCACCAGATCAAGGCCATCATCGAAGCGGTGCTCGCCGCCCCCGTGGTGGCCTGGCTGGGCTGGCCGTTTTTTGTGCGCGGCTGGAAAGGCGCTATCAGCGGTCACGCCAATATGTTCACCCTGATCGGCTTGGGCGTGGCGGTGTCCTATCTCTACAGCCTCGCGGTGTTGATCGCGCCCGGCATTGTGCCCATGGCGGTGCATGGCAAAATGGGACCGCCGGTCTATTTCGAAGCCGCCGCGGTCATCATCACTTTGGTGCTGCTCGGCCAGGTCTTGGAGTTGAAAGCCCGCGCGGGCACAGGCGCCGCCTTGCGCGCCCTTCTTGATCTGTCGCCCAAAACCGCTTTGCGCCGCACGGCAAATGGAACGGAGACCATCGCCCAGGCCGATATTCAGCTCGGCGATGAATTGATCGTCCGTCCCGGCGAGGCCGTGCCCACTGATGGCGAGGTGATCGAAGGGATGAGCGCCATCGATGAATCCCTTCTCACCGGTGAATCCATGCCCGTCGCCAAACACACCGGCGATGCCGTCACCGGCGGCACGCTGAATGGACAAGGCGCGCTCACCATCCGCGCCACCCGCATCGGCGCTGATACCATGCTGGCGAAAATCGTCGCTCTGGTGGCCGAAGCGCAAAGAAGCCGCGCCCCGACGCAAAGCCTCGCCGATGCGGTTTCGGCCTGGTTCGTGCCGATTGTCACCGGCGTGGCGATCCTTGCTTTCATCGCTTGGCTCGCGGCCGGATACAACTTCGATTATGCGCTGCTGGCAGCCGTCTCAGTGCTGATCATCGCCTGCCCTTGTGCGCTGGGTCTCGCCACACCGATGTCGGTGATGGTGGCGGTCGGTAAAGGCGCCCATTCCGGTGTGCTGGTGAAAAACGCCGCCGCGTTGGAGAAATTCGCCGCCGCCGATGTGCTGGTACTGGATAAGACCGGCACCATCACCGAAGGCCGTCCCAGCCTCACGGCCATCTATGCGCCGCAAGGCGAGAACGAACTTCTCACCCTCGCCGCCGCGCTGGAAGTCAAAAGCGCCCATCCCTTGGCGAAGGCGGTACTGGAAGCTGCCAAAGATCTCACCTTACCCGCGGTCGAAAATTTCGAAAGCATCACCGGGCAAGGCCTCAAGGGCCGCATCGAGGGCGCCGAGATCCGCATCGGCAATGCCGCGTTCATGGCGGGGATCGACCTCTCGGCCCTTGAAGCCGAAACCACGCGCCACGCAGGCGCTACACTCCTCTATGTCGCGCGCAACACTGAGGCGCTGGGCTTCCTCGCCGTGCAAGACAAGCTGAAGCCGGATGCCGCCGTGCTGCTCAAGAGCCTCGATCTGAAAATCGTGCTCGCCACCGGCGACAGCGAAGAGGCCGCCGCCGCCATCGCAGCCGAAGCAGGCATCAGCGAACCTCATGCCCGGCTTATGCCCGAAGGCAAGGCCGAGCTTGTCCGCAACCTGCAAGGCCAAGGCCATACCGTCGCCTTCGCGGGCGATGGCGTGAATGACGCCCCGGCGCTCGCCGCCGCCGATGTCGCCATTGCCATGGGAGGGGGCTCTGATGCCGCCATTGAGACGGCGGGGCTGGTGCTGTTGAAGGGCGATCTTTCAGCCCTCCTCAAGGCCCGCCACCTCGCCCGCGCCGCCCGCACCAATATGAAACAGAATCTCGCCTTCGCCTTTTTCTACAACGCGCTGGGCGTGCCTTTGGCGGCGGGGGTGCTCTATCCCTTCACCGGCTGGCTGCTCTCGCCCATGATCGCGGCTGCGGCGATGAGTTTCAGTTCGGTCTCGGTGATCGCCAATGCGTTGCGCCTGAAGGGGGCTAGGCTTTAA
- the mtgA gene encoding monofunctional biosynthetic peptidoglycan transglycosylase codes for MVKRVWSKSKRPSWLRRILWAVFALLVPLPLAYLVIFRFVPIPITPQMIGDYVTLQEVHQSWRSIDDMSPALRHAVIGSEDQLFCTHHGFDWDDIQLALKQHDEKPGKKLRGASTISQQVARTLFLAPVRSWVRKGLEAYLTVLVEFTWPKKRILEAYLNLVDWGHGNYGAEAAAQAYFHKSAAKLTASEAARLASILPNPDKWKAQKAGKARMSRAMAREHEASRDDLDRCVR; via the coding sequence GTGGTTAAACGGGTGTGGAGTAAGAGCAAGCGGCCGTCATGGCTCCGCCGGATCCTGTGGGCCGTGTTCGCCCTCCTGGTGCCGCTGCCACTCGCCTATCTGGTGATCTTCCGCTTTGTCCCCATCCCCATCACCCCCCAGATGATTGGCGATTACGTCACGCTGCAAGAGGTGCATCAGAGCTGGCGCTCGATCGATGATATGTCCCCCGCGCTGCGCCACGCCGTCATCGGCTCGGAGGATCAGCTTTTCTGCACCCATCACGGTTTTGATTGGGATGATATCCAGCTCGCCTTGAAGCAGCATGATGAGAAGCCCGGCAAAAAGCTGCGTGGCGCATCCACCATTTCCCAGCAGGTCGCCCGCACCCTGTTCCTCGCCCCGGTCCGCAGTTGGGTCCGCAAGGGGCTCGAGGCTTACCTGACCGTGCTGGTGGAATTCACCTGGCCGAAAAAGCGAATTTTAGAGGCCTATCTTAACCTCGTGGATTGGGGGCATGGGAACTATGGCGCCGAGGCTGCCGCCCAGGCCTATTTCCACAAAAGCGCTGCCAAGCTGACGGCTTCCGAGGCGGCACGGCTGGCCTCCATCCTGCCTAACCCAGACAAATGGAAGGCGCAAAAGGCTGGTAAAGCCCGGATGAGCCGCGCCATGGCCCGCGAGCATGAAGCTTCGCGCGATGATCTCGATCGCTGTGTGAGGTAG
- a CDS encoding glutathione S-transferase family protein: MTHLVFQPASRLVRLVLGEKRLVVDLQPGEDFHAQLPVFEDEDETRCVGLWAILDHVEGNYPDAPLIPEDAAERGEALRWLDWTATVFTDQVTRRVVFEKANPRFTGNPSRSTPDMNVIRAGRDALRDMIPMLAATMDERGNLVSRACTIADLALAAHISSLDYFGEIAWDQSAPLKEWYMRMKSRPSFRSLLADRVPGQPPIKYYADLDF; this comes from the coding sequence TTGACCCACCTCGTATTTCAACCCGCCTCCCGGCTGGTCCGCCTCGTCCTTGGGGAGAAGCGGCTGGTTGTTGACCTGCAACCTGGGGAGGATTTCCACGCCCAGCTCCCGGTCTTCGAGGATGAGGACGAGACGCGCTGCGTCGGGCTATGGGCCATTCTGGATCACGTCGAAGGCAACTACCCCGACGCCCCGCTGATCCCCGAAGATGCCGCCGAACGCGGCGAGGCGTTGCGCTGGCTCGATTGGACTGCCACCGTCTTTACCGACCAAGTGACCCGTCGCGTGGTGTTCGAGAAAGCCAATCCGCGCTTCACCGGCAACCCCTCCCGCTCCACCCCCGACATGAACGTGATCCGCGCCGGGCGCGATGCCTTGCGCGACATGATCCCCATGCTCGCCGCCACCATGGATGAGCGCGGCAATCTTGTCAGCCGGGCTTGCACCATCGCCGATCTGGCGCTCGCTGCGCATATCTCCTCGCTGGATTATTTTGGCGAGATTGCCTGGGACCAGAGCGCCCCCTTGAAGGAGTGGTATATGCGGATGAAGTCGCGCCCTTCTTTCCGCTCGCTTCTGGCCGATCGCGTGCCCGGCCAGCCGCCGATCAAATATTATGCCGATCTCGATTTCTGA
- the queG gene encoding tRNA epoxyqueuosine(34) reductase QueG, producing MPISISELSEAVRQRAKEEGFDVVRLAKAVAPPHATERLSEFLEAGRHGEMEWLAKNAEKRADPSVLWPEAKSIIVLGVNYGPDHDPRDDLGDKTRGAISVYARGDDYHDVIKKKLKSFAGHLCATYGGDAKVFVDTAPVLEKAIAEQSGMGWQGKHTNLVSRDYGSWLFLGSVFTTLELEADEPHLTHCGQCRACLDACPTEAFLSPFRMDARRCVSYLTIENKGPIPAEFRIAIGNRIYGCDDCLSACPWNKFAQTSQEAQFAACAITQQPKLADLARLDDAEFRTLFRASPIKRIGRDRFIRNVLIAIGNSGDQTLAAEAERLLTDASPLVRGMAVWALSRLRSNFESLRARHRPSETDPAVLEEWDRV from the coding sequence ATGCCGATCTCGATTTCTGAGCTTTCCGAGGCCGTCCGCCAGCGGGCGAAAGAGGAAGGCTTTGATGTGGTGCGGCTCGCAAAAGCCGTCGCCCCGCCCCATGCCACGGAACGCCTCAGCGAGTTCTTGGAGGCCGGTCGCCACGGCGAAATGGAATGGCTCGCCAAGAATGCTGAGAAGCGCGCCGATCCTTCCGTTCTATGGCCGGAAGCAAAAAGCATCATCGTGCTGGGTGTGAATTACGGTCCTGATCACGATCCGCGCGATGATCTTGGCGATAAGACACGCGGGGCGATTTCGGTTTATGCCCGCGGCGATGATTATCACGATGTCATCAAGAAAAAGCTCAAGAGCTTCGCAGGTCATCTATGCGCAACCTATGGCGGCGATGCCAAGGTGTTTGTCGATACCGCGCCGGTCTTGGAAAAAGCCATCGCCGAACAATCGGGCATGGGCTGGCAAGGCAAGCATACAAACCTCGTCAGCCGCGACTATGGCTCCTGGCTATTTCTAGGTTCGGTCTTCACCACCCTTGAACTCGAAGCAGACGAACCCCATCTCACTCATTGCGGCCAATGCCGGGCCTGTTTGGATGCCTGCCCGACCGAGGCCTTCCTGTCGCCCTTCCGCATGGATGCGCGGCGCTGCGTGTCTTACCTCACCATCGAGAATAAGGGCCCCATCCCCGCCGAGTTTCGTATCGCGATTGGCAATCGCATTTATGGCTGTGATGACTGCCTGTCGGCCTGCCCATGGAACAAATTCGCGCAAACCTCGCAGGAAGCCCAATTCGCCGCGTGCGCGATCACGCAGCAGCCGAAGCTCGCCGACCTCGCCCGCCTCGACGACGCCGAATTTCGCACCCTCTTCCGCGCTTCGCCGATCAAACGCATTGGCCGCGACCGCTTTATCCGGAATGTGCTGATCGCGATTGGCAATTCAGGCGATCAGACCCTCGCCGCCGAAGCCGAACGACTTCTCACCGATGCCTCGCCCTTGGTACGCGGCATGGCAGTCTGGGCGCTTTCCCGCCTCAGGTCCAATTTCGAAAGTTTGCGCGCGCGCCATCGCCCGAGCGAAACCGATCCGGCGGTGCTGGAGGAATGGGATCGCGTTTAG
- a CDS encoding alpha/beta hydrolase: MADPFTFARDGGETIAYRRIAGRGPGILWLGGFHSDMSGSKAQALSDWAEKNDRAFLRFDYFGHGESSGDFAAGTISRWRDDALAVLDELTEGPQMLVGSSMGGWISTLLAHARPERVAGMLLIAPAPDFTEDLIWSRMPPEVQAVVQEKGVWNYAEGGYPITRTLLEDGRNNLVLNKILRAKWPVRILHGTADTDVPWQQGFKLVDQIEGDVTFTLVKGADHRISSPTNLKLIEITLEALLKEMDAC; this comes from the coding sequence ATGGCCGATCCTTTCACTTTTGCGCGCGATGGTGGCGAGACGATTGCCTATCGCCGCATAGCCGGGCGCGGGCCCGGGATTCTCTGGCTTGGCGGCTTCCATTCCGACATGTCCGGCTCCAAGGCGCAAGCTTTGTCCGATTGGGCCGAGAAGAATGACCGCGCCTTCTTGCGCTTCGACTATTTCGGCCATGGCGAGTCTTCGGGCGATTTTGCCGCCGGAACCATCTCGCGCTGGCGCGATGATGCTTTGGCCGTGCTTGATGAACTGACCGAAGGGCCGCAGATGTTGGTCGGCTCCAGTATGGGCGGCTGGATTTCTACGCTTCTGGCCCATGCGCGGCCGGAGCGTGTCGCTGGAATGCTTCTGATTGCTCCGGCGCCGGATTTCACCGAAGACCTCATCTGGTCGCGCATGCCGCCGGAAGTGCAGGCGGTGGTGCAGGAAAAAGGCGTCTGGAATTATGCGGAGGGCGGTTATCCTATCACGCGGACGCTGCTGGAAGACGGTCGCAACAATCTGGTGCTGAATAAAATTCTGCGGGCCAAGTGGCCTGTGCGCATCCTGCATGGCACCGCGGACACCGACGTGCCTTGGCAACAAGGCTTCAAGCTGGTGGACCAGATCGAGGGCGATGTGACCTTCACTTTGGTCAAAGGCGCGGATCATCGCATCTCCTCCCCCACCAATTTGAAGCTGATCGAGATCACGCTGGAAGCACTGCTGAAGGAGATGGACGCATGCTGA
- a CDS encoding M48 family metallopeptidase: MRFKVLFLLAAFLFGMAAPASAQAVPLRAPTSHIEVGTLPPAGVSSFDPVKATDAYLAQVPAAKRAKTDAYFEGGYVLQVVDLIYGLVIAGVLLWGKFSSRMREFAEGVTRHRFWQAPIYIAQYVVVTTVLMLPLAVYEGFFREHKYGLSNQTLGQWAGEFGIGFVIQLIGMTVLLTLIYAAARAARRAWWIWGAGITIAGMVFMMLIAPIVVEPLFNKYTPLPDSGMKNAILSMARANGIPAKNVYVVDASKQTKKVSANVAGLFGTTRIALNDNLLNRGTPSEVLSVLGHEMGHYVMNHVGNFVVWMGLLILFGFWFVDKAFYGLAGIFGGNWDARSIDDPAGLPAVMALISVFFFFATPVTNTMIRTQEIEADIYGLNAVRQPDAFAKVALMAGEYRKLEPGKLEETVFFDHPSGRNRILMAMRWKAEHLNDPDIMAGPISPQ; the protein is encoded by the coding sequence ATGAGGTTCAAGGTTCTTTTCCTTTTGGCGGCCTTCCTGTTCGGGATGGCGGCCCCCGCCTCTGCCCAAGCCGTGCCTCTGCGCGCACCGACCTCGCATATTGAAGTGGGCACCCTGCCCCCCGCCGGGGTCTCAAGCTTCGACCCCGTGAAGGCGACCGATGCTTATCTCGCCCAAGTTCCTGCTGCCAAGCGTGCCAAGACCGACGCCTATTTCGAAGGCGGCTATGTGCTGCAAGTGGTCGATCTGATCTATGGCTTGGTGATCGCGGGCGTCCTGTTATGGGGAAAATTCTCCAGCCGCATGCGCGAGTTCGCGGAAGGCGTCACACGCCATCGCTTCTGGCAGGCACCGATCTACATTGCCCAGTATGTGGTGGTGACGACGGTGCTAATGCTGCCGCTTGCGGTCTATGAGGGCTTTTTTCGCGAGCATAAATACGGCCTCTCCAATCAGACCCTCGGCCAATGGGCAGGCGAGTTCGGTATTGGGTTTGTGATTCAGCTCATCGGCATGACGGTTCTGTTGACCCTCATCTACGCCGCTGCGCGCGCGGCGCGCCGGGCCTGGTGGATATGGGGCGCGGGCATCACCATCGCCGGCATGGTGTTCATGATGCTGATCGCGCCGATCGTTGTCGAACCGCTGTTCAACAAATATACCCCGCTGCCGGATAGCGGCATGAAGAACGCCATCCTCTCCATGGCGCGCGCCAATGGCATTCCCGCCAAGAATGTCTATGTCGTGGATGCGTCCAAACAGACCAAGAAGGTTTCGGCCAATGTCGCAGGCCTGTTCGGCACGACCCGCATCGCGCTGAACGACAACCTTCTGAACCGCGGTACCCCCAGCGAGGTTCTCTCCGTTCTTGGCCATGAGATGGGTCATTACGTGATGAACCATGTCGGCAATTTCGTCGTCTGGATGGGTCTTCTGATCCTGTTCGGTTTCTGGTTCGTGGATAAGGCGTTCTATGGGCTCGCCGGTATCTTCGGCGGCAATTGGGATGCGCGCAGCATTGACGACCCTGCGGGCCTGCCCGCGGTAATGGCGCTGATTTCAGTGTTCTTCTTTTTCGCCACACCCGTGACCAACACCATGATCCGCACCCAGGAAATCGAGGCGGATATCTATGGCCTCAACGCGGTGCGCCAGCCCGATGCCTTTGCGAAGGTGGCCCTGATGGCCGGCGAATACAGGAAGCTGGAACCCGGCAAGCTCGAAGAAACCGTCTTCTTCGATCACCCATCGGGGCGCAATCGCATCCTGATGGCGATGCGCTGGAAGGCGGAGCATCTGAACGACCCGGACATCATGGCCGGGCCGATCTCCCCGCAGTAA
- the hisG gene encoding ATP phosphoribosyltransferase encodes MTDMVTLAVPSKGRLKEQFDAYLGTAGIALKQTAGARGYRATVEGHPGIDVMLLSSSEIAASLANGDVHLGVTGEDLIREAAPELDRRIALLQPLGFGFADVVVAVPASWIDVSTMADLDDICAAYATRHKKRLRIATKYTQLTRSYFASAGISDYRIVPSAGATEGAPTAGTAEAIVDITTTGSTLKANGLKILDDGVILKSQATLAQSLMAEWSAEQRSAAAAFLVPLGVSLK; translated from the coding sequence ATGACAGATATGGTGACTCTTGCCGTTCCTTCCAAGGGACGCTTGAAAGAACAGTTCGATGCCTATCTTGGCACCGCTGGCATTGCCTTGAAGCAAACTGCGGGTGCGCGCGGCTATCGCGCGACCGTGGAAGGCCATCCCGGCATCGATGTGATGCTGTTGTCGTCCTCCGAAATCGCCGCATCGCTCGCCAATGGCGATGTGCATCTCGGCGTTACGGGCGAAGACCTTATTCGCGAGGCTGCGCCGGAACTCGACCGCCGCATCGCGCTGTTGCAGCCGCTCGGCTTTGGCTTTGCCGATGTGGTGGTTGCCGTGCCCGCAAGCTGGATCGATGTCTCCACCATGGCGGACCTCGATGACATCTGTGCCGCCTACGCGACCCGTCACAAGAAGCGCTTGCGCATCGCGACGAAGTACACGCAGTTGACGCGCAGCTATTTCGCCAGCGCCGGTATTTCGGATTACCGCATTGTGCCGAGTGCCGGGGCCACCGAAGGTGCTCCCACTGCGGGCACCGCGGAAGCCATCGTCGACATCACCACCACCGGCTCGACGCTCAAGGCCAATGGCCTGAAAATCCTGGATGACGGGGTGATCTTGAAAAGCCAGGCGACGCTCGCCCAAAGCCTGATGGCCGAATGGTCGGCGGAGCAGAGAAGCGCCGCAGCGGCGTTTTTGGTGCCGCTGGGCGTAAGCCTTAAATAG
- a CDS encoding ATP phosphoribosyltransferase regulatory subunit translates to MPSFPTYGPDEIAALDGVANAVLGVFGAKGYTRHEPAILQPAHLFVDRSGEDIRRRTFELTDPSGQELCLRPDLTIPTCKWQVESGNPYPARLCYHGPAFRHQPGAGQFWQAGAELLGLPDRAAGDAEMMGLAAEAVRAGGVNNFSMIVGDLGLFNTLIDALDVPAQWRGRLKRHVWRTGYFEKLLARMVAGEGSDAERTVDKLAGLKLMELKPTIENMIDAAGDAPLGGRTRDEIIERLTLQACEGESVRLDADVADLISEFLKVSGPCEEALERLRALTKPVAVKMLKPLSAMADRLHALKSMDIDPARVRFVAHFGRNLEYYTGFVFEFWTHSGEVAGGGRYDTLMETLGAPRGTTAVGCAIRTERLIAARAAQ, encoded by the coding sequence ATGCCGTCCTTTCCCACCTATGGTCCTGACGAGATTGCGGCGCTGGATGGTGTCGCCAATGCGGTGCTCGGCGTTTTTGGCGCTAAAGGCTATACGCGGCACGAGCCTGCGATCCTTCAGCCCGCGCACCTTTTCGTTGACCGTTCGGGCGAGGATATCCGCCGCCGCACTTTCGAGCTGACTGATCCGTCGGGCCAGGAGTTGTGTCTGCGCCCCGACCTCACCATCCCGACCTGTAAGTGGCAGGTGGAGAGCGGAAATCCTTATCCGGCGCGGCTTTGCTATCACGGTCCTGCCTTCCGCCATCAGCCTGGTGCAGGCCAGTTTTGGCAAGCGGGCGCTGAGTTGCTCGGCTTGCCGGATCGTGCCGCGGGCGATGCCGAAATGATGGGCCTTGCCGCCGAGGCGGTGCGCGCGGGCGGTGTAAACAATTTCTCCATGATCGTGGGCGATCTCGGCCTCTTCAACACCCTGATCGATGCCCTCGATGTACCCGCCCAATGGCGCGGACGGCTGAAGCGTCATGTCTGGCGCACGGGCTATTTCGAAAAACTCTTGGCGCGCATGGTGGCGGGCGAGGGCAGCGATGCAGAGCGCACCGTGGATAAGCTCGCGGGTCTCAAGTTGATGGAGCTGAAGCCCACCATCGAGAATATGATCGACGCGGCTGGCGATGCCCCGCTCGGCGGCCGCACGCGCGATGAAATCATTGAGCGTCTGACGTTGCAGGCTTGCGAAGGCGAAAGCGTGCGCCTTGATGCCGATGTCGCCGATCTCATCAGTGAATTCTTGAAGGTGAGTGGGCCTTGCGAGGAGGCGCTCGAGCGGTTGCGGGCCCTGACCAAGCCTGTGGCGGTCAAAATGCTGAAGCCGCTTTCGGCTATGGCGGATCGCCTGCATGCCTTGAAGTCGATGGATATCGATCCTGCCCGCGTGCGCTTCGTCGCCCATTTCGGGCGCAATCTTGAATACTACACCGGCTTCGTCTTCGAATTCTGGACCCATAGCGGCGAGGTCGCTGGTGGCGGGCGTTATGATACGCTCATGGAAACGCTGGGCGCGCCGCGTGGCACCACCGCGGTGGGCTGTGCCATCCGCACTGAGCGCCTCATCGCAGCGAGAGCGGCACAATGA